The following are from one region of the candidate division WOR-3 bacterium genome:
- a CDS encoding PorV/PorQ family protein, translating to MFSRFCVALVMLALVGTFVTAFAGMSSLKIMPGVREAGMGNAGVASAFGPQAIAWNPAASAAVSGFAACVSYAKWFADLHQQSVYLTRDIRLGVFGVGATSFTAGKFEYRTEVPTEDPLGLFVPGEFTLHLNFSRRVSGVVDGGIAARYYYSKVLDQAASGFGFDLGVRAAPWDQLVLGASLVDFGWNLSYYRERFRLPTRARLGVTYRFGLGENLGLNLTGEGVLHVYTRDLNVHSGVELVWREAIALRAGYERLEELGRVGCGLGLRHGLFRLDYSLSALNDNLGAAHRIGLSLSG from the coding sequence GTGTTTTCGCGTTTCTGTGTGGCCCTGGTTATGCTTGCTCTCGTTGGGACGTTCGTAACTGCTTTTGCCGGGATGTCGTCGCTCAAGATAATGCCGGGAGTGCGCGAGGCAGGGATGGGTAATGCCGGAGTCGCGTCTGCGTTCGGCCCCCAGGCGATTGCCTGGAATCCTGCGGCTTCGGCGGCCGTATCGGGGTTCGCGGCGTGTGTTTCCTATGCGAAGTGGTTTGCAGACCTGCACCAACAGTCGGTCTACCTTACCCGTGACATCAGGCTTGGCGTGTTTGGCGTCGGCGCGACGAGCTTTACGGCTGGCAAGTTCGAGTACCGGACCGAGGTGCCGACCGAGGACCCGCTCGGCCTGTTTGTACCGGGCGAGTTCACTCTGCACCTCAATTTCTCGCGCCGGGTGAGCGGCGTGGTAGACGGCGGAATTGCGGCCCGGTATTACTACTCCAAGGTACTGGACCAGGCGGCGTCAGGGTTCGGATTTGATCTCGGAGTTCGGGCCGCTCCTTGGGACCAGCTCGTACTCGGGGCTTCGCTCGTTGATTTTGGCTGGAATCTCTCGTACTACCGCGAGCGGTTCAGGCTGCCGACAAGGGCCAGACTGGGCGTTACCTACAGGTTTGGACTTGGCGAGAATCTCGGGCTGAATCTGACTGGCGAAGGCGTGCTGCACGTGTACACGCGGGACCTGAACGTCCATTCCGGAGTCGAGCTCGTGTGGCGCGAGGCGATTGCTCTGCGGGCTGGGTACGAGCGACTCGAGGAGCTGGGTCGGGTGGGTTGTGGGCTCGGGTTGCGGCATGGCCTTTTCCGGCTCGACTACTCGCTTAGCGCTCTGAATGATAACCTCGGCGCAGCACACAGGATAGGTCTGAGTCTAAGCGGCTAG
- a CDS encoding acetyl-CoA carboxylase carboxyltransferase subunit alpha — protein MPQEWLEFEQPLAELTERIDELAAIGAKDEVKRLREEAVKLKEKIYADLTPWQRVLLARHPRRPYTLDYVDRIVTDFLELHGDRGFADDPAIVVGLGRIDGVGFAIVGHQKGRDTKEKLARNFAMPHPEGYRKALRMMKLAARFGLPILALVDTPGAYPGVGAEERGQAEAIARNLREMAVLPVPIIVVVTGEGGSGGALAISVGDRLMMQENAIYSVITPEGCASILWRDNSKTEQAAEVMRITAAEILKLGIIDEVIPEPLGGAHQDWDEAAALLKKAVMRAYRSLSQEPTDRLVKRRIGRLAAIGVYA, from the coding sequence ATGCCTCAGGAATGGCTTGAGTTCGAACAGCCGTTAGCAGAGTTGACTGAACGAATTGACGAGCTGGCGGCAATCGGGGCCAAGGACGAGGTCAAACGGCTCCGGGAAGAGGCAGTCAAGCTCAAGGAGAAAATCTACGCAGATCTTACGCCCTGGCAACGTGTGCTTCTAGCCCGGCATCCGCGACGTCCCTACACCCTTGATTATGTTGATCGGATAGTGACCGACTTCCTTGAATTGCACGGTGACCGAGGTTTTGCTGACGACCCGGCAATTGTGGTCGGGCTCGGTCGAATTGACGGCGTCGGGTTCGCCATTGTTGGACACCAGAAGGGCCGAGATACCAAGGAAAAGCTGGCCCGTAACTTTGCGATGCCGCATCCAGAGGGGTATCGCAAGGCGCTGCGCATGATGAAGCTGGCAGCAAGGTTCGGATTGCCGATTCTTGCCTTGGTGGACACGCCGGGTGCATATCCGGGAGTCGGAGCAGAGGAAAGGGGACAGGCTGAGGCAATCGCTAGGAACCTGCGCGAGATGGCAGTGTTGCCGGTACCGATAATTGTGGTGGTGACAGGTGAAGGCGGGTCGGGCGGGGCACTCGCGATATCAGTCGGCGACCGACTGATGATGCAGGAGAACGCAATCTATTCTGTGATTACACCAGAGGGGTGCGCGTCTATTCTGTGGCGCGACAACTCGAAGACCGAGCAGGCGGCCGAAGTTATGCGGATTACTGCAGCCGAGATACTGAAGCTTGGCATCATTGACGAGGTCATACCCGAGCCTCTTGGCGGTGCGCACCAGGACTGGGACGAGGCCGCGGCACTTCTGAAAAAGGCGGTCATGCGGGCCTATCGTAGTCTGAGCCAGGAGCCGACCGACAGGTTGGTCAAGCGTCGCATCGGGCGGCTTGCGGCGATTGGCGTGTACGCGTGA